Proteins co-encoded in one Sporosarcina sp. FSL K6-1522 genomic window:
- a CDS encoding DUF1641 domain-containing protein, producing MAIPITSIAKKELTPEETKQAKLAELQSLIAEQDQAFNKILEITGDLDDAGIFDALKAMVKAKEDLAKIAVGQVSREPVTNIINHVLSASSVMAAIDPAVTEKLASSVKAGLDEAELYRGNGQKVGVFQLMTALNDPDINRAAKFGLDFLKGMGKELDKD from the coding sequence ATGGCTATACCTATTACTTCTATCGCAAAGAAAGAATTGACACCAGAAGAAACGAAGCAAGCAAAACTTGCCGAGTTACAATCATTGATTGCTGAACAAGACCAAGCATTCAATAAAATACTTGAAATTACAGGTGACCTAGATGATGCAGGAATCTTCGATGCGCTCAAAGCGATGGTTAAAGCAAAAGAAGATCTTGCAAAAATCGCGGTTGGGCAAGTATCCCGAGAACCTGTCACCAACATCATTAACCATGTATTAAGCGCCTCTAGCGTTATGGCAGCAATTGACCCTGCCGTCACAGAAAAACTTGCTTCAAGCGTTAAAGCCGGACTCGATGAAGCCGAACTTTACAGAGGCAACGGACAAAAAGTTGGCGTATTCCAACTGATGACTGCATTAAACGATCCAGACATTAACCGAGCTGCAAAATTTGGACTCGACTTTCTAAAAGGTATGGGTAAAGAATTAGATAAGGATTAA
- a CDS encoding S41 family peptidase: protein MQRSRLLLFVMLAAMAAGVLLVLDGCAGKEDTDVGTASTFPVIDEALGVIQKKAVYPVEEDMLIEGALRGMADVIDDPYSTYLTQEEAAAHKESLAAERVGIGAEITRSNGKFIIVAPVKSSPADKAGLQPYDEIVRIDDERLEGDSLQDVVQRIRGKKGTEVSMTIFRPDLNKHLEVSVTRDVIPVKTVSAEVIEERGEKIGYISLTTFGDESAKEWLDATNKLIKEGAESLIIDVRGNPGGYLHAVGDIAGSLLPESTPFAYMQDAKGALTPLVTESSQDLAYDEKLKQMPIVLLQDKGSASASEVLSGALKDLQRGFIAGTTSFGKGTVQDITKLSNGGEMKLSTHKWLTPKEQWIHGKGVTAQLEVEQNKLFSEHIRLVTDEYKEGDFHDDIAYAQRLLSGLGYEVKRQDGFFDGATEKAVKAFREDVKVKKGKEMDRKFFITLKDQVEKFRNERANDEQLQMAIGYMHHQMSGK from the coding sequence ATGCAGAGAAGCCGGCTTTTGTTATTTGTCATGTTAGCAGCTATGGCGGCGGGAGTTTTGCTCGTATTAGATGGCTGTGCGGGAAAGGAAGATACGGATGTAGGAACGGCGAGTACGTTTCCTGTGATTGATGAGGCGCTTGGGGTGATTCAGAAAAAAGCGGTATATCCAGTCGAGGAGGACATGCTCATTGAAGGGGCACTGCGCGGGATGGCCGATGTCATCGATGATCCCTATTCGACGTATTTGACGCAGGAAGAGGCAGCGGCGCATAAGGAATCGCTTGCAGCTGAACGCGTGGGCATTGGTGCAGAAATTACGCGCTCGAACGGCAAGTTCATCATCGTTGCTCCAGTGAAATCATCCCCGGCGGACAAAGCGGGATTGCAACCTTATGATGAGATTGTTCGCATTGACGATGAGCGACTCGAAGGTGATTCGTTGCAGGATGTTGTCCAGCGCATACGTGGTAAAAAAGGGACTGAGGTATCCATGACGATTTTCAGGCCCGATTTGAACAAACATCTGGAAGTGTCGGTGACGCGCGATGTCATTCCCGTCAAGACGGTGTCTGCGGAAGTGATTGAAGAGCGTGGCGAGAAGATTGGTTACATATCGCTTACGACGTTCGGTGATGAAAGTGCGAAAGAGTGGCTCGATGCGACTAATAAGCTGATTAAAGAAGGGGCGGAATCGCTTATTATCGATGTGCGTGGCAATCCGGGGGGCTATCTACACGCCGTCGGAGATATAGCAGGTAGTCTATTGCCGGAAAGTACGCCTTTCGCCTATATGCAGGATGCCAAGGGGGCTTTGACACCACTTGTGACAGAAAGCTCGCAGGATTTGGCTTATGATGAAAAGCTCAAGCAAATGCCGATTGTGCTCCTGCAAGATAAAGGAAGTGCCTCGGCAAGCGAAGTATTGAGCGGTGCTTTGAAGGATTTACAAAGAGGTTTTATTGCAGGAACGACAAGCTTTGGTAAAGGAACGGTACAAGACATTACGAAGTTATCCAATGGCGGAGAGATGAAATTGTCCACGCATAAATGGTTAACGCCGAAAGAGCAATGGATTCATGGGAAAGGCGTTACGGCACAGTTAGAAGTGGAACAAAATAAGCTGTTCAGCGAGCATATTCGACTGGTGACAGATGAATATAAAGAAGGCGATTTTCACGATGACATCGCCTATGCACAGCGTTTGCTTTCGGGACTTGGCTATGAGGTAAAACGTCAAGACGGTTTCTTTGATGGCGCTACAGAGAAGGCGGTTAAAGCCTTTCGTGAAGATGTCAAAGTGAAGAAGGGGAAAGAGATGGATCGCAAGTTTTTTATCACACTAAAGGATCAAGTGGAAAAGTTTAGAAATGAGCGTGCGAACGATGAGCAACTGCAGATGGCCATTGGCTATATGCATCATCAAATGAGCGGTAAGTAA
- the fdhF gene encoding formate dehydrogenase subunit alpha: protein MQIKINGANFDFEEGKTLIEVINHYQFSHPQICHLPEVDPIETCDTCIVEVDGQLMRACSTKAVSGMDVQLASTRAKEAQTEAMDRILENHLLYCTVCDNNNGNCKIHNTVDLMEVEHQKYPYEPKCETNSVDFTHPFYRYDPNQCIACGQCVEVCQNLQVNETLSLDWERDRPIVLWDGGAKINDSSCVGCGQCVTACPCNALMEKSMLGEAGFMTGMKEDLLDPMIDLVKEVEPGYSGILAISDAEAAMRDTRTKKTKTVCTFCGVGCSFEVWTKDRKILKVQPVSDAPVNAISTCIKGKFGWDFVNSKERLTTPLIRKNGEFVEASWDEALDLVAEKLGGLKTTYGKDAVGFISSSKITNEENYVIQKLARQVFETNNVDNCSRYCQSPATDGLFRTVGMGGDAGTIKDIAQAGLVIIVGANPAEGHPVLATRVKRAHKLHGQKLIVSDLRKNEMAERSDIFLSPQQGTDQVWLMAVTKYIIDNGWHDQAFIDENVHYFEDYKEVLEKYTLDYASKICNLSKEALIQTAEMIRDADGTCILWGMGVTQNTGGSDTSAAISNLLLATGNYRRPGAGAYPLRGHNNVQGACDMGTLPAWLPGYQHITDDVAREKFAKAYGVEISGKPGLDNIHMLKSVDEGVMKGMYVVGEDMALVDSNANYVHDVLSKLDFLVVQDIFLSRTAQYADVILPAVPSLEKEGTFTNTERRVQRLYQALPETGKAKADWWIIQQVANRLGQNWNYSYPGDIFEEMASLSPLFGQANYNVIEGWNTFLWGNFDGSSTPLLYVDGFNFPDKKARFALSDWVEPTKFPEEYDLHINNGRLLEHFHEGNMTNKSDGIQTKVPGIFVEISPQLAKEREVTTGSLVRLVSPYGALKLPALVTDRVKANELFLPMNSVDKDSAINFLTGPALDQRTNTPAYKQTMVRMEVLRKGGENPLPAANPRNKKRHPQNGVEVERKWARPGYVHLTDNGKDR from the coding sequence ATGCAAATCAAGATTAACGGTGCCAATTTTGATTTTGAAGAAGGCAAAACACTGATTGAAGTTATCAATCACTATCAATTTTCTCATCCTCAAATTTGTCACCTACCAGAGGTCGACCCGATTGAAACATGTGATACATGCATCGTCGAAGTCGATGGCCAACTAATGCGAGCTTGTTCAACAAAAGCTGTTTCAGGGATGGACGTCCAACTCGCATCCACACGTGCAAAAGAAGCACAAACAGAAGCAATGGATCGAATTCTTGAAAACCACCTGCTGTATTGTACCGTATGCGACAACAACAATGGGAACTGTAAAATCCACAACACAGTGGACCTGATGGAAGTCGAGCACCAAAAGTATCCATACGAACCGAAATGTGAAACGAACAGCGTTGACTTTACTCACCCGTTCTATCGCTATGATCCAAACCAATGTATCGCTTGTGGACAATGCGTAGAGGTTTGTCAAAACTTGCAAGTAAACGAAACGCTATCGCTCGATTGGGAACGCGATCGCCCTATTGTCTTATGGGACGGCGGAGCGAAAATTAACGACTCTTCTTGTGTTGGCTGTGGACAATGTGTCACGGCATGTCCATGTAACGCGCTGATGGAGAAATCCATGCTTGGCGAAGCAGGATTCATGACAGGCATGAAAGAAGACCTTCTGGACCCAATGATTGACCTTGTCAAAGAAGTAGAACCAGGCTATAGCGGCATTTTGGCGATTTCTGATGCTGAAGCTGCAATGCGTGATACACGTACGAAGAAAACGAAGACGGTTTGTACATTCTGTGGTGTTGGCTGTTCGTTCGAAGTATGGACAAAAGACCGTAAAATTCTTAAAGTCCAACCAGTTTCGGATGCACCTGTTAATGCCATTTCAACATGTATTAAAGGAAAATTCGGTTGGGATTTCGTCAACAGTAAAGAGCGACTTACAACACCGCTTATTCGTAAAAACGGTGAGTTCGTTGAAGCCTCATGGGATGAAGCACTCGACCTTGTTGCTGAAAAACTTGGCGGCTTGAAAACAACTTATGGTAAAGATGCAGTTGGTTTCATTTCTTCTTCGAAAATTACAAACGAAGAAAACTATGTCATTCAAAAACTAGCACGCCAAGTATTCGAAACAAATAACGTCGATAACTGTTCACGTTATTGCCAATCTCCTGCAACAGACGGTCTTTTCCGTACAGTTGGAATGGGTGGAGACGCCGGTACAATTAAAGATATCGCTCAAGCAGGACTTGTGATTATCGTAGGTGCAAACCCAGCAGAAGGACATCCGGTTCTTGCTACTCGCGTCAAACGTGCGCATAAGCTGCACGGCCAAAAATTGATTGTTTCGGACTTGCGTAAAAACGAGATGGCTGAGCGTTCAGATATCTTCTTGAGCCCGCAACAAGGTACAGACCAAGTATGGCTAATGGCTGTCACAAAATACATTATCGATAACGGCTGGCATGACCAGGCATTTATCGACGAAAACGTACATTACTTCGAGGACTACAAAGAAGTTCTTGAAAAATATACACTCGATTATGCATCAAAAATTTGTAACCTATCTAAAGAAGCGCTAATCCAAACGGCTGAAATGATTCGTGATGCAGACGGTACATGCATTCTTTGGGGTATGGGTGTTACACAAAACACAGGTGGATCTGATACGTCTGCAGCGATTTCAAACTTGTTGCTTGCAACCGGAAACTATCGTCGTCCAGGTGCAGGTGCTTATCCACTTCGCGGTCATAACAACGTACAAGGTGCTTGTGATATGGGGACTCTTCCAGCTTGGTTACCAGGTTATCAGCATATTACAGACGATGTAGCTCGTGAGAAATTTGCGAAAGCATATGGTGTAGAAATCAGTGGAAAACCAGGTCTCGACAACATTCACATGCTTAAATCGGTAGATGAGGGCGTTATGAAAGGGATGTACGTTGTCGGAGAAGATATGGCACTCGTTGACTCGAATGCGAACTATGTGCACGATGTATTATCGAAACTCGATTTCCTTGTCGTTCAAGATATCTTCCTTTCACGTACAGCACAATATGCGGATGTTATTTTACCAGCAGTTCCATCTCTTGAAAAAGAAGGTACATTTACAAACACTGAGCGTCGTGTTCAACGTTTATATCAAGCACTTCCTGAAACAGGCAAAGCAAAAGCAGACTGGTGGATTATCCAACAAGTTGCAAATCGCTTAGGTCAAAACTGGAACTACAGCTATCCTGGTGATATCTTCGAAGAAATGGCAAGCCTATCGCCACTCTTCGGCCAGGCGAATTACAATGTCATTGAAGGCTGGAATACCTTCCTTTGGGGGAACTTCGACGGTTCAAGTACGCCATTACTCTATGTAGATGGCTTCAACTTCCCAGATAAGAAAGCTCGTTTCGCATTATCTGACTGGGTCGAACCAACAAAATTCCCTGAGGAATACGACCTTCACATTAACAATGGTCGTTTGCTTGAGCATTTCCATGAAGGAAACATGACAAACAAATCTGACGGGATCCAAACGAAAGTACCGGGTATTTTCGTTGAAATATCTCCACAACTTGCTAAAGAGCGTGAAGTGACAACTGGTTCACTCGTTCGATTAGTTTCACCATATGGTGCACTAAAATTGCCGGCACTTGTTACAGATCGCGTAAAAGCAAACGAACTATTCTTGCCGATGAACTCTGTTGACAAAGATTCTGCGATTAACTTCTTAACAGGCCCAGCTCTTGATCAACGGACAAATACGCCTGCTTATAAACAAACAATGGTACGTATGGAAGTACTGCGTAAAGGCGGCGAAAACCCGCTACCTGCAGCAAATCCTCGTAACAAAAAACGTCACCCACAAAATGGCGTTGAAGTCGAACGGAAATGGGCACGCCCAGGCTATGTACATTTAACTGATAATGGGAAGGACAGGTGA
- a CDS encoding PDZ domain-containing protein, with product MSDKILMDLLQMIGLFFLNPIVVVSILAAIALGYFRVKRERRSFRVRLSPGLTELKRLLAESWLYALVLSVLISGVGLVVDAGWLVLFTVATLIALVTFYYKVASPIYFAAVGFVALYMMGKYAGDFTVRGWTPAQVDLFGELAVTIPVIAGGLLVVEGLLIRRHTARYASPYLMQTNRGLRATVFQAKRLWLLPVVFLVPGDMIAVYAPYWPQFTLGAHAFSLVPLPIIIGFSQVARSTYPDALYPKMGRAISWTGCAVVVVGLAALWMPILGWAALAIGVVCRMAISITVSVRERIGNYAVAPSPAGVVIAGVLPDSPGEKMGLVPGECIRSVNGLQVNNEKELYDAIQINAAHCRLQVIDRDGEVRLMQQVLYRHDHHRLGLLVVR from the coding sequence GTGTCGGATAAAATACTAATGGATCTATTACAGATGATTGGGCTATTTTTTCTAAACCCTATAGTTGTTGTTTCAATATTGGCAGCGATTGCTTTGGGCTATTTTCGTGTGAAGCGTGAGCGAAGGAGTTTTAGGGTCCGCTTGTCGCCAGGGCTAACGGAGCTGAAGCGTTTGTTGGCGGAGTCATGGCTATATGCGTTAGTTCTATCCGTACTCATTTCAGGGGTCGGATTGGTTGTGGATGCAGGCTGGCTTGTGTTGTTTACGGTTGCTACACTGATTGCACTCGTTACGTTTTATTATAAAGTGGCATCGCCGATTTATTTTGCTGCGGTTGGGTTTGTAGCACTTTATATGATGGGGAAATATGCTGGAGATTTCACGGTTCGTGGTTGGACACCTGCACAGGTAGATTTGTTCGGGGAACTTGCGGTTACGATTCCGGTCATTGCAGGGGGCTTACTCGTTGTGGAAGGTTTGCTCATTCGCCGTCATACAGCTCGTTATGCGTCACCGTACTTGATGCAGACGAATCGGGGGCTCCGGGCTACGGTTTTTCAGGCTAAAAGGCTTTGGTTGCTACCGGTTGTGTTTCTTGTGCCGGGAGATATGATTGCTGTCTATGCACCATATTGGCCACAATTTACACTGGGAGCACATGCGTTTAGCTTGGTACCATTGCCAATCATCATTGGTTTTTCACAAGTGGCACGTTCGACGTATCCGGATGCACTTTACCCTAAAATGGGCCGTGCGATTAGTTGGACAGGCTGTGCGGTTGTCGTCGTGGGGCTCGCTGCGTTATGGATGCCGATATTGGGCTGGGCGGCGCTTGCGATTGGTGTTGTGTGCAGGATGGCTATATCCATTACGGTTTCGGTCCGCGAACGGATAGGGAATTATGCAGTTGCACCTAGTCCGGCGGGGGTTGTCATTGCAGGCGTTTTACCAGATTCGCCAGGGGAGAAGATGGGGCTTGTACCAGGGGAGTGTATTCGCTCCGTGAACGGCTTGCAAGTGAATAACGAAAAAGAGCTATATGATGCAATTCAAATTAATGCTGCACATTGCCGCTTGCAAGTCATTGACCGCGATGGGGAAGTGCGGCTTATGCAACAGGTTCTCTACCGGCATGATCATCACCGACTGGGCTTGCTCGTCGTCCGATGA
- a CDS encoding CsbA family protein: MDLLATKLILAFLLPGLLVVFFTRVTFSHIVGLILTLALIAASVYAGYTHNWSLYVADALSLTVGFWYATRMVKRASRHTKSE, encoded by the coding sequence ATGGATTTACTTGCAACGAAATTGATACTAGCCTTTTTGTTGCCGGGGCTACTCGTCGTATTTTTTACCCGTGTCACCTTTAGTCATATTGTTGGGCTGATTTTGACGCTAGCACTTATCGCGGCATCCGTCTATGCAGGTTATACGCATAATTGGAGTTTATATGTAGCGGATGCATTATCGTTGACAGTCGGCTTCTGGTACGCAACACGCATGGTAAAGCGGGCAAGCCGACATACAAAAAGTGAATAA
- a CDS encoding TVP38/TMEM64 family protein yields MSEWLDVDKIIAFAQQYRALGPFIGLLLPFIESFLPFLPLFIFVFANAGAYGLWYGFLLSWAGTVVGSYVVFLLIRKYGRNRFLQFLTKKKRVQQLIQWVDRNGFGPLFLLICFPFTPSALVNLVAGLSHMKKTYYLVTLMAGKLVMIFTISFIGYDIKALLTNPIRTAIVVVIIFLLWIVGKAFEKRLNAKVEADFRSFAKHQEEH; encoded by the coding sequence ATGAGTGAATGGTTAGATGTAGATAAAATTATAGCATTTGCCCAACAGTATCGAGCACTTGGGCCGTTCATTGGTTTGCTTCTACCGTTTATCGAATCGTTTTTACCGTTTCTTCCTCTCTTTATCTTCGTCTTTGCCAATGCGGGTGCTTATGGTTTATGGTATGGATTTCTCCTGTCATGGGCGGGGACTGTTGTTGGCTCGTATGTGGTGTTTTTACTCATTCGTAAGTATGGGCGTAATCGATTCCTGCAATTTTTGACGAAAAAGAAGCGTGTGCAGCAATTGATTCAATGGGTGGATCGCAATGGGTTTGGTCCGTTGTTTTTGCTCATCTGTTTTCCATTTACGCCTTCAGCTCTCGTCAACCTCGTTGCGGGACTGTCTCATATGAAGAAAACCTATTATCTCGTTACGTTAATGGCGGGGAAATTGGTGATGATTTTTACCATTAGCTTTATCGGCTATGACATTAAGGCATTGCTGACAAACCCAATACGGACGGCAATCGTTGTTGTGATCATATTCTTATTATGGATTGTAGGGAAGGCGTTTGAAAAGCGTTTGAATGCGAAGGTCGAAGCGGATTTCCGGTCGTTTGCCAAGCACCAAGAAGAACACTAA
- a CDS encoding AzlC family ABC transporter permease, translated as MEKNQFSAGLKAGTSIAIGYFPVALTFGLLAKTAGLSIIEATAMSIFVYAGAAQYMSLSLITYGVDPLLIVMNTFVVNIRHFLMTASLSEKMQPAKKWVKAVYAFGITDESFSVLATSKKGKIPTAFAFGVALIAYSSWVVFTAVGHVIGANLPLFLQAAMSIALYAMFIGLLVPSMKGNRKVVVLAGIAAAIHCLLYFIGLSTGWSILIATLVASIAVEIVYVKRGKNIESLYGNKEES; from the coding sequence ATGGAGAAAAACCAATTTTCAGCTGGTTTAAAAGCCGGCACGAGTATTGCCATCGGATATTTCCCCGTCGCCCTCACATTCGGGCTCCTCGCAAAAACCGCTGGTCTATCCATCATCGAAGCGACTGCGATGAGTATATTCGTCTACGCCGGTGCAGCACAATACATGTCGCTGAGCCTGATTACATACGGTGTCGATCCCCTATTAATCGTCATGAATACATTTGTTGTCAACATCCGTCACTTCCTTATGACGGCTTCACTCAGTGAAAAGATGCAGCCAGCAAAAAAATGGGTTAAAGCCGTTTATGCTTTCGGTATTACAGACGAATCCTTTTCGGTACTGGCAACGAGTAAAAAAGGCAAAATCCCGACAGCCTTCGCATTTGGTGTCGCACTTATCGCCTATAGTAGTTGGGTTGTCTTTACGGCTGTCGGGCATGTCATTGGTGCAAATTTACCGCTCTTTTTACAAGCGGCTATGTCTATCGCACTTTATGCGATGTTCATCGGACTGCTCGTTCCGTCCATGAAAGGCAATCGTAAAGTCGTCGTTTTAGCCGGAATAGCGGCGGCTATCCATTGCTTACTCTACTTCATCGGCTTATCGACAGGTTGGTCCATTCTAATTGCTACACTTGTAGCTTCAATCGCAGTCGAAATCGTTTATGTCAAACGAGGGAAAAACATCGAGTCCCTCTATGGCAACAAGGAGGAATCGTAA
- a CDS encoding redoxin domain-containing protein, translated as MNKKIMGSIIAILLIGSMVVIMLKDNLGEPEPIDDYLAGADLSALEDEPGLQRGDTPPDFELTTIAGETVKLSDLQGKKVVLNFWASWCGPCKAEMPHMEKFYKKHKDEENVEIIAVNLLSVEKQGMQGVEQFIDAYGLTFPIPLDEDGAIMDAYQVMTIPTTFMLGTDGTIVHKIVGPMDEKMMKDLVSNLP; from the coding sequence ATGAATAAGAAAATAATGGGTTCGATTATTGCGATATTACTGATAGGTTCAATGGTTGTCATTATGCTGAAGGATAATCTAGGGGAGCCAGAGCCGATTGACGATTATCTTGCAGGCGCAGATCTTAGTGCTTTGGAGGATGAGCCAGGTTTGCAAAGGGGAGATACACCGCCTGATTTCGAACTGACTACGATTGCAGGAGAAACGGTTAAACTATCAGATTTACAAGGAAAAAAAGTGGTGTTGAATTTCTGGGCTTCATGGTGTGGTCCTTGTAAGGCGGAAATGCCCCATATGGAGAAGTTTTATAAAAAGCATAAAGACGAAGAAAACGTTGAAATCATCGCAGTCAATTTGTTGTCTGTGGAGAAGCAAGGTATGCAAGGAGTCGAGCAATTTATCGATGCCTATGGACTGACGTTTCCAATTCCGCTCGATGAAGATGGTGCCATTATGGATGCTTATCAGGTGATGACTATACCAACAACATTTATGCTCGGGACAGATGGGACGATTGTACATAAGATTGTTGGGCCGATGGATGAAAAAATGATGAAAGACCTTGTGAGCAATTTGCCATAA
- a CDS encoding peptidoglycan DD-metalloendopeptidase family protein, which produces MGKSKGLLTSIIAVFLLSTTLGATGVSASALDDMKAEQKILNQKKNELNSGIEKKESEINVKRSSIDTTLDQLSQLNNKIENTNAEIDRVEGEIARTTLEIEELRISIADLEKKIEERDEVLRERMRAMQVKGEQVSYLDVLIGANSFADFIDRFSAVNTLMDADRKIMEQQAEDKKQLEEEKALVEQKLAEQEANKQQLQELKKSLEAQKNEKDRLIKQLEAEQQQLVNEKGQLEADLDKTYEVSKELEQKIAVEQNRLAEIARQAEAERKRNLLASQGGGSSQGGSSSQGGGSTSGGSLPAVSSGSWTKPSTGRSTSSFGWRIHPISGVKKQHRGADIANSIGTPVVSAADGVVSYAGQLGTYGNVIMVTHSIEGKIFTTLYAHLSSIGTGVGSHVSKGQLIGKMGNTGGVTGPHLHFELHVGAWTAYGSSAVNPLNYISF; this is translated from the coding sequence TTGGGTAAAAGTAAAGGATTACTGACAAGTATTATTGCAGTGTTTCTGCTGTCTACAACATTGGGTGCTACCGGTGTCTCGGCAAGCGCACTGGATGATATGAAAGCAGAGCAGAAAATACTGAATCAAAAAAAGAACGAATTGAATTCAGGTATAGAGAAAAAAGAATCTGAAATCAATGTGAAAAGATCTTCCATCGACACAACGTTAGATCAACTCTCTCAATTAAATAATAAAATTGAGAATACGAATGCCGAAATTGATCGTGTTGAAGGTGAGATTGCTCGCACAACACTGGAAATTGAGGAATTGCGTATTTCGATTGCAGACCTCGAAAAGAAAATCGAAGAGCGTGATGAAGTATTGCGTGAACGTATGCGTGCTATGCAAGTTAAAGGTGAACAAGTTAGCTATCTGGACGTGCTAATTGGTGCAAATAGTTTTGCAGATTTCATCGACCGTTTTTCAGCAGTCAATACATTGATGGATGCTGACCGTAAAATAATGGAACAACAAGCTGAAGATAAGAAGCAGCTTGAAGAAGAAAAAGCACTTGTTGAGCAAAAACTTGCAGAGCAAGAAGCAAACAAACAACAACTTCAAGAGTTGAAGAAATCTTTAGAAGCACAAAAGAATGAGAAAGACCGATTGATTAAGCAGCTTGAGGCAGAACAACAACAATTGGTAAATGAAAAAGGTCAGCTTGAAGCTGATTTAGACAAAACGTATGAAGTGAGTAAAGAGCTTGAACAAAAAATTGCGGTAGAGCAAAATCGCTTAGCGGAAATTGCGCGTCAAGCAGAAGCAGAGCGGAAACGTAATCTATTAGCTTCACAAGGTGGAGGTAGTAGCCAAGGTGGAAGTAGCAGTCAAGGTGGCGGAAGTACATCGGGTGGCTCTTTGCCGGCTGTCTCTAGCGGATCATGGACAAAACCATCGACTGGACGAAGCACATCGTCATTCGGCTGGAGAATACATCCAATTTCAGGCGTTAAAAAGCAACACCGCGGTGCAGATATTGCAAATAGTATTGGAACGCCAGTTGTATCGGCTGCAGATGGCGTTGTATCCTATGCAGGTCAGTTAGGAACTTACGGCAACGTAATCATGGTCACACACTCAATCGAAGGAAAGATTTTCACAACATTGTATGCGCATCTTTCTAGCATTGGTACAGGTGTTGGATCACATGTTTCTAAAGGTCAACTAATCGGAAAAATGGGGAACACGGGCGGAGTAACCGGTCCTCACCTTCATTTCGAACTTCATGTTGGCGCATGGACAGCATATGGATCAAGTGCGGTTAACCCATTAAACTATATATCATTCTAA
- a CDS encoding AzlD domain-containing protein, with the protein MGATYWWLLFGMAIVTYLPRMVPLTFLDGKQLPPIVSGVLSNIPYAVLGALIFPAIFFVQEGNLLFGVIGAGTAFLIAFLGGGVMPVVLGTIGVLAVYSLFM; encoded by the coding sequence ATGGGAGCTACTTATTGGTGGTTACTGTTCGGCATGGCGATTGTTACCTATCTTCCACGAATGGTGCCGCTCACTTTTTTAGATGGCAAACAACTACCGCCCATCGTATCAGGCGTATTGAGCAACATTCCTTATGCTGTACTTGGCGCGCTGATCTTTCCCGCCATCTTTTTTGTCCAAGAAGGCAATCTATTATTCGGCGTCATTGGTGCTGGCACCGCATTTCTCATTGCCTTTTTAGGCGGCGGTGTCATGCCTGTTGTTCTCGGCACCATTGGTGTGCTGGCTGTTTATAGTTTATTTATGTAA